The following are encoded in a window of Urocitellus parryii isolate mUroPar1 chromosome 7, mUroPar1.hap1, whole genome shotgun sequence genomic DNA:
- the Tubg1 gene encoding tubulin gamma-1 chain, with protein MPREIITLQLGQCGNQIGFEFWKQLCAEHGISPEGIVEEFATEGTDRKDVFFYQADDEHYIPRAVLLDLEPRVIHSILNSSYAKLYNPENIYLSEHGGGAGNNWASGFSQGEKIHEDIFDIIDREADGSDSLEGFVLCHSIAGGTGSGLGSYLLERLNDRYPKKLVQTYSVFPNQDEMSDVVVQPYNSLLTLKRLTQNADCVVVLDNTALNLIATDRLHIQNPSFSQINQLVSTIMSASTTTLRYPGYMNNDLIGLIASLIPTPRLHFLMTGYTPLTTDQSVASVRKTTVLDVMRRLLQPKNVMVSTGRDRQTNHCYIAILNIIQGEVDPTQVHKSLQRIRERKLANFIPWGPASIQVALSRKSPYLPSAHRVSGLMMANHTSISSLFERTCRQFDKLRKREAFMEQFRKEDIFKDNFDEMDTSREIVQQLIDEYHAATRPDYISWGTQEQ; from the exons ATGCCGAGGGAAATCATCACCCTACAGTTGGGCCAGTGCGGCAATCAGA TTGGGTTCGAGTTCTGGAAACAACTATGCGCCGAGCATGGTATCAGTCCCGAGGGCATCGTGGAAGAGTTCGCCACAGAAGGCACTGACCGCAAGGACGTCTTTTTCTACCAG GCAGATGATGAACATTACATCCCGCGAGCAGTGCTGCTGGATCTGGAGCCCCGGGTGATCCATTCCATCCTCAACTCCTCCTATGCCAAGCTTTACAACCCAGAGAACATCTACCTATCGGAGCATGGAGGGGGAGCTGGCAACAACTGGGCGAGTGGATTCTCCCAG GGAGAGAAGATTCATGAGGACATTTTTGACATCATAGACCGGGAGGCAGATGGCAGTGACAGTCTAGAG GGCTTTGTGCTTTGTCACTCCATTGCTGGGGGGACAGGCTCTGGCCTGGGCTCTTACCTCTTAGAGCGACTGAATGACAG GTACCCCAAGAAGTTGGTGCAGACATACTCAGTGTTCCCCAACCAGGATGAAATGAGTGATGTGGTGGTCCAGCCATACAACTCACTCCTCACACTCAAGAGGCTGACCCAGAACGCAGACTGCGTG GTGGTGCTAGACAATACAGCCTTGAACCTGATTGCCACAGACCGCCTCCACATCCAGAACCCATCCTTCTCCCAAATCAACCAGCTG GTGTCCACCATCATGTCGGCCAGCACCACCACCCTGCGCTACCCCGGCTACATGAACAACGACCTCATCGGCCTCATCGCCTCGCTCATTCCCACACCACGGCTCCACTTCCTCATGACCGGTTACACCCCCCTCACTACAGACCAGTCA GTGGCCAGCGTGAGGAAGACCACAGTCCTGGATGTCATGAGGCGGCTGCTGCAGCCCAAGAACGTGATGGTGTCCACAGGCCGGGATCGCCAGACCAACCACTGCTACATCGCCATCCTCAACATCATCCAGGGAGAGGTGGACCCCACCCAG GTCCACAAGAGCCTGCAGAGGATCCGTGAACGGAAGTTGGCCAACTTCATCCCCTGGGGCCCAGCCAGCATCCAGGTGGCCCTGTCGAGGAAGTCTCCCTACCTACCCTCAGCCCACCGGGTCAGTGGGCTCATGATGGCCAACCATACTAGTATCTCCTCG CTCTTTGAGAGGACCTGTCGCCAGTTTGACAAACTGCGGAAGCGGGAGGCCTTCATGGAGCAGTTCCGCAAGGAGGACATCTTCAAGGACAACTTTGATGAGATGGACACGTCTAGAGAAATAGTGCAGCAGCTCATCGATGAGTACCATGCAGCCACACGGCCAGACTATATCTCCTGGGGTACCCAGGAGCAATGA